The following are encoded together in the Gopherus evgoodei ecotype Sinaloan lineage unplaced genomic scaffold, rGopEvg1_v1.p scaffold_196_arrow_ctg1, whole genome shotgun sequence genome:
- the LOC115640081 gene encoding DNA replication licensing factor mcm7-like, whose protein sequence is MAPRDYTAEKEKVKRFLQEFCRDGELGKEFPYRDQLVSLAHREQVALYVDLDEVAEEDPELVDSVCENAKRYARLFADAVHELLPQHKEREVVNKDVLDVYIEHRLMLEQRGRDAGETHSPQNQYPPELLRRFELYFKAPSGSKARVIRDVKADCIGKLVTVRGIVTRVTEVKPMMVVATYSCDQCGAETYQP, encoded by the exons ATGGCGCCCCGAGACTACACCGCGGAGAAAG AGAAGGTGAAGCGTTTCTTGCAGGAATTTTGCCGGGATGGTGAACTCGGCAAGGAGTTCCCGTATCGGGACCAGCTG gtgtccCTGGCTCACCGGGAGCAGGTGGCCCTGTACGTTGACCTGGACGAGGTGGCCGAGGAGGACCCCGAGCTGGTGGACTCCGTGTGTGAGAACGCCAAGCGCTACGCCCGCCTCTTCGCCGACGCTGTGCACGAGCTGCTGCCCCAGCACAAGGAGCGGGAG GTGGTGAACAAGGATGTCCTAGATGTGTACATCGAGCACCGGCTGATGCTGGAGCAGCGTGGCCGGGACGCAGGGGAGACGCACAGCCCCCAGAACCAGTACCCCCCGGAGCTGCTGCGCCGCTT TGAGCTGTACTTCAAAGCCCCTTCGGGCTCCAAGGCCCGCGTGATCCGGGACGTGAAGGCCGACTGCATCGGGAAGCTGGTCACCGTCCGCGGCATCGTCACCCGTGTCACCGAGGTCAAGCCCATGATGGTGGTGGCCACCTACAGCTGCGACCAGTGTGGAGCAGAGACCTACCAGCCG